The genomic region GCGCGGCGTAGAGCGTGGTCGTCTTGCCGCTGCCGGTCGGACCCGTGACGAGCACGATGCCGTGGCTCTGCCGGATCAGCCGCTCCACGAGCGCCAGGTTCCGCCCGGTGAGCCCGAGCTCCTCCAGTCCGAGAAGCGTCGCGGCCCGATCGAGGAGGCGGAGCACCACGCGCTCGCCGTAGGCGGTCGGGATGACCGAGACCCGGACGTCGATGTCCTTGCCCGCGACCTTGGTCCGGATCCGGCCGTCCTGCGGCAGGCGCTTCTCGGCGATGTCGAGTCCCGCCATGACCTTCACACGCGAGATGATGACCGGCTGGAAGCGCTTCGGCGGCGAGATGACGTCGTAGAGGATGCCGTCGATCCGGAAGCGGACCGTGAGCGCGCGCTCGAACGGCTCGATGTGGATGTCGCTGGCGCGGTCCTTGACGGCCTGGAAGAGGAGCGAGTTCACGAGACGGATGATGGGCGCCTCGTCGCTCGCCTCGAGCAGATCGCGCGGCTCCTCGAGTTCGGTCGCGATCAGATCGAGGCGCTCCTCCTCGAGATTGCCCATGAGATCGGCGGCCGAACCCGACGCGAGATCGTAGGCCCGGTTGAGCGCGTCGGTGAGCGCGTCGGCCGGCACCACCACCGGCCGGATCGCCGCCCCGTAGAGGACGCGCAGGTCGTCGAGCGGGCCGAGCGCGCGCGGGTCGCCGACGGCGACGACGACCCCGTCGGACTCGCGCTTGAGCGGCAGGACGAGGTGCTTGCGCGCGAACTGCATCGGCAACGACGTCAGCAGCTCGGGATCGACCTCGCCCGCTGCGACCCGGGCCGCGAACGGCAGGTCGAACGCGGCGGCCCGCGCGCGCGCCCCGGCCTCGGGGCCGTCGGACGCCGCGACACCCTCCGGGGTGCGAGCCGCCGACGACGTGCGTGCGGAAGTGGCCATGCCGATCAGCGCTCCTCGTGGTCGGTCGCCGTCGCCTCCGGGCGGGCGGCGCCGAGCGAGAGCGTCAACGTACCACCCTGATCCGTGAGGTCATAGGCCGGCGGCACGTCGGTCGTGAGATCGATCACGAGCCGCATCCGGCCGTCGTGGTGGGCGACCCGCAGGCGCCGCACCAGCGGATCCATCACCTTCATGAACTCGACCTTGGCGCGCTTGCGGCTGTCGCCGTACACGTCGATCACGATCCGCCCCGGCTCCGAGAGCGTGTAGTGCGTGATCTTCGTCGGCGGCCCGCCGACGTCGATGACGATCGCGGCGCCGTCGGCGCGGCGATCGACCGTGATCGACGACGTCTCGAGCGGCCCCGGAGCCGCCGTGGCGCCGGTCGTCGCCACCGAAGCGCCGGGGTCTCCCGCCGGCACCTCGCGCTCCTCGGGAAGGTTGAACGACGGCATGTCGAGCGGATCGGGACGCCGGCGCGGCGCGCCCGCGGAGTCCATCAGGTTCCGGAAACGGTCGCGCTCGGCGACCGAGACGTCGGCCGCGTCCTGCTCGTTCTTGATGATGTGCGGGGTGAGGAAGATGAGCAGGTTGATCTTGCTCTTGTTCCGCTCCGTGTTCTTGAAGAGGTTGCCGAGGACGGGAATCTCCGCGAGGTAGGGCACCTTGCTCTCACGCTCGTTGATCGCGTCGGAGATGAGGCCGCCGATCACGATCGTCTGGCCGTCGCGCACGTTGATCGTCGTGCTGGCGCTCCGCACCGTCGTCGTCGGGCCGACCTCGTTGGCGTCGAGGATGGGGTTCGGCACGATCGCCGACACCTCCTCGAAGAGCGCGAGCCGCACCATCGCGCCTTCGGAGATCTGCGGCGTGAGCCGGAGCGTGATGCCGACGTCCTCCCGCTCGATCGTGGCGAACGTGTTGTCGAGGTTCGTCTCGCTCGTCGCGCGGCTCGCCACGAAGGGGACGTTCTGGCCGACGACGATCTCGGCCTCCTCGTTGTCCGTGGTGAGGATGTTCGGAGCCGAGAGGATGTTGACGTCGTTCGCGTTGTCGAGCGCGCGCAGGAGTGCCGCCTGCGCCGGCACCTTGGTGCCGTCGGGCAGGGTGACGGTCTGCTCGGAGACCGCCGCGAGGATGAGCCCCGGGAGGCTCCCCGGGTTGCTGAGCACGTTGTTGATGTTGCCGAGGTTGGTGCGCCCGACGCCGATGCCGTTCGGCAGGCCGACGCCGCCCTGGAGCTCGATGCCGAGCTGGCGGATGCGGTCGAGCGTCACCTCGAGGATGATCGCCTCGACGTAGACCTGGCGGCGACGGATGTCGAGCTTTTCGATCACGCCGCGCAGGATTTCGAAATCCTCGGGTACGGCGGCGACGATCAACGAATTGGTCGCCGGATCGGCGGTGATGCGGACGTCGCCGGCGAAGTCGATCGCCGATGGCGGTTGTTGCCCCCCCGGCTGCCCGGCCTGCTGGCGCAGCTGTTGCTGACGGTTCTGCGACGAGCGCCGGAGGCTGCTGCCGTTCGTCCGCCGGTTGCGCGCGCTGCCGGCCTGCCCGGGCTGGTTCGGCTGGCGGGTGCGGGCGGCGGTCGCGCCGCCGGCGGCGCCGGTCACGTCGAGGAGCACCGGCAGGAGGTCCTCGGAGTTGGCGTACTTCAGATAGTACACGTGCACCTTGCCGCTGCCGGGCGGAAGCGGCACGTCGAGACGCTCGACCATCGCCCGGATCGCCTGCATCTGCTCGGGCGGGGCGTTCACGATGAGCGTGTTCGTCCGATCGTCGGGCGTGATCTTGAACGCCCGCAGATGCGCGCCGCCGGCCGGCGCCGGCTTCCCGGGCTGCGCGGGCGCGCCCGGCGTCGAGCGATCCTCGAGCGCCGCCTGGATCGTCTCGGCGAGCTCGGCCGCCGCGGCGTGGCGCAGGTTCAGGATCGCGGTTTGCCGGCGCGAGCTCGCCACGTCGAGCTCCGCCACCAGCTTCGAGAGCCGCTCCACGTTGGCGGCGGAGTCGACGATGATGAGTGCGTTCGTCTGCGGGTAGCCGGTGACGAGCCCGTCGGGCGACACCATCGGCTGGATCACGCCGATCAGGTCGCCGACGTCGACCTGCCTGAGCGGAACGAGGCGCGTCACGTACTCTTCGGCGGGCGAGGGCGCGCCGCCGTCGACGGTGCGAAGGCTCGTCGCCTTGGCTTCCTTGGTCGGGATGATGCGAACGGCGGCGCCGCTCGGCACCGTCGTGAACCCCTTCACCTGCAGGACGGCCTGGAAGACCTGGTACGCCTCCTCGGGCGTGATGCGGGTCGGCGACACCACGGTCACCTTGCCCTGGACGCGCTCGTCCATGACGAAGTTCTTGCCGGTGATCTCGCCGATGAACTTGACGAGGACGGCAATGTCGACGTCCTGGAAGTCCATCGTGATGTAGCGCTCGCCGTCGCTCTCGACGACCGCGGGACCCGCCGCCGGAGACGCCTCCACGGCGCCCGGCGTCCGCCCCGCCGCGGGCGCCTCGCCCTCGGCGCGCGCGCCCCCCGCGCCGAGCGCCACGACGACCACCGCCGTGATGCATCGGCTCACGAATCTCGGTG from Deltaproteobacteria bacterium harbors:
- the gspE gene encoding type II secretion system ATPase GspE, translating into MATSARTSSAARTPEGVAASDGPEAGARARAAAFDLPFAARVAAGEVDPELLTSLPMQFARKHLVLPLKRESDGVVVAVGDPRALGPLDDLRVLYGAAIRPVVVPADALTDALNRAYDLASGSAADLMGNLEEERLDLIATELEEPRDLLEASDEAPIIRLVNSLLFQAVKDRASDIHIEPFERALTVRFRIDGILYDVISPPKRFQPVIISRVKVMAGLDIAEKRLPQDGRIRTKVAGKDIDVRVSVIPTAYGERVVLRLLDRAATLLGLEELGLTGRNLALVERLIRQSHGIVLVTGPTGSGKTTTLYAALSTINSTERNIITIEDPIEYQLQGVGQMQVNPKIDLTFANGLRSILRQDPDVIMVGEIRDGETAEIAIQAALTGHLVFSTLHTNDSASAVTRLVEMGTEPFLVSSSVLAVMAQRLLRRVCDQCRRVLRPSAELLAEVGITSEQASGRTLYAGGAGCEACKQTGYRGRTGIHELLVVDDEIRGLIMKNADASAIRRTAVAAGMVTLREDGASKILAGETTIEEVLRVTQDDLL
- the gspD gene encoding type II secretion system secretin GspD yields the protein MSRCITAVVVVALGAGGARAEGEAPAAGRTPGAVEASPAAGPAVVESDGERYITMDFQDVDIAVLVKFIGEITGKNFVMDERVQGKVTVVSPTRITPEEAYQVFQAVLQVKGFTTVPSGAAVRIIPTKEAKATSLRTVDGGAPSPAEEYVTRLVPLRQVDVGDLIGVIQPMVSPDGLVTGYPQTNALIIVDSAANVERLSKLVAELDVASSRRQTAILNLRHAAAAELAETIQAALEDRSTPGAPAQPGKPAPAGGAHLRAFKITPDDRTNTLIVNAPPEQMQAIRAMVERLDVPLPPGSGKVHVYYLKYANSEDLLPVLLDVTGAAGGATAARTRQPNQPGQAGSARNRRTNGSSLRRSSQNRQQQLRQQAGQPGGQQPPSAIDFAGDVRITADPATNSLIVAAVPEDFEILRGVIEKLDIRRRQVYVEAIILEVTLDRIRQLGIELQGGVGLPNGIGVGRTNLGNINNVLSNPGSLPGLILAAVSEQTVTLPDGTKVPAQAALLRALDNANDVNILSAPNILTTDNEEAEIVVGQNVPFVASRATSETNLDNTFATIEREDVGITLRLTPQISEGAMVRLALFEEVSAIVPNPILDANEVGPTTTVRSASTTINVRDGQTIVIGGLISDAINERESKVPYLAEIPVLGNLFKNTERNKSKINLLIFLTPHIIKNEQDAADVSVAERDRFRNLMDSAGAPRRRPDPLDMPSFNLPEEREVPAGDPGASVATTGATAAPGPLETSSITVDRRADGAAIVIDVGGPPTKITHYTLSEPGRIVIDVYGDSRKRAKVEFMKVMDPLVRRLRVAHHDGRMRLVIDLTTDVPPAYDLTDQGGTLTLSLGAARPEATATDHEER